From Candidatus Binatia bacterium, one genomic window encodes:
- a CDS encoding response regulator, with protein MASSGKILVVDDDDDSRTLLSHLLKREGYEVITAIDGQDAVEKLPDDSIDVLLLDVMMPRMDGFAVCEALKKDPKTASLPVILLTARDDMDTRANGMKLGVSDFLAKPVNKQELFQRVRTQIEAIDRARHLAATEQRIDSID; from the coding sequence ATGGCTTCTTCTGGTAAAATTCTGGTGGTCGATGATGACGACGACAGCCGGACCCTGCTCTCTCATCTATTGAAACGGGAAGGCTATGAAGTCATCACCGCTATCGACGGACAGGATGCGGTCGAAAAACTGCCTGACGATTCGATCGACGTTCTTCTCCTCGATGTGATGATGCCTCGCATGGACGGCTTTGCAGTTTGCGAAGCGCTGAAGAAGGATCCGAAAACCGCTTCATTGCCGGTGATTTTGCTGACCGCTCGCGACGATATGGATACCCGTGCCAACGGGATGAAGCTCGGGGTGAGCGATTTTCTGGCGAAGCCGGTCAACAAGCAGGAGCTTTTCCAGCGCGTGCGCACCCAGATCGAGGCCATCGATCGCGCCCGGCACCTGGCCGCGACCGAGCAACGAATCGACTCGATCGACTGA
- a CDS encoding polymer-forming cytoskeletal protein has protein sequence MLKRHFLSSLLLAGLVFSATNAGAQSFLDFAALGSTSCVLGKDVVLKDSNDPAGTNLATLLVGGNGTVHVKFGGTVGGVRAGGDLVLGKSSGSGATGLAVRGDVIGNGEIYIHPQSSIEGDVDAGDEVVVGQNSNVTGTVTSAADISVDPTSTVGAAVPFGSPTSVPNITLPPATTFSPGTTPVGDGSGNANINLAPGNYGELDMGVASTLTLSSGTYTFQSIDMGQNSTLELNFTTSGAPVVIDEISILVTGDVDFGNSLDVDVNGEAGTGTTADVERKDYSGGLVLETHGSFHLNQNSQWVGLVIAPFGNIDFGIQSEIWGAGWSLDTHVKQGCVIDFQLADRFDGPGVRVPKIDFALYSEKKTTVGGDVTVSFTASVGSNGDVKVKSGGQTGSVRTGGKLFTGIAATINGNQVGNRRAYIRDGSTVHGSVDGGTDKGRVILGRDTEIFGKVRSTNDILRGENSVVTCSEILCVQPESDETASHTLIDLMEVLVDGTVASIAGTDVATDYNIKRDEALTLAPGTYGRVKLGARSILNLTHGEYYFESLITGSDGTINMDLTSGDELAIFALRDIKIGKNQVINLTGGDASDVYVEVHNNFKIGTGSDWFGTIYAPYKNVIIGQDIPFEGAAYAGKNVIVKDGGSVEFELADRLYTIVGTP, from the coding sequence ATGCTCAAAAGACATTTCCTCAGCAGCCTGCTCCTCGCAGGACTGGTCTTCTCCGCCACCAACGCCGGCGCACAAAGTTTCCTCGATTTTGCCGCGCTCGGGTCGACCAGCTGTGTTTTGGGCAAGGACGTCGTCCTCAAAGACAGCAACGACCCCGCCGGAACCAATCTGGCCACGCTCCTTGTCGGGGGGAACGGCACCGTGCACGTGAAATTTGGTGGCACCGTCGGCGGCGTTCGTGCCGGTGGTGATCTTGTCCTCGGTAAATCCAGTGGCTCCGGTGCAACCGGACTTGCCGTCCGCGGCGATGTGATCGGCAACGGAGAGATCTACATTCACCCGCAGTCCTCGATCGAAGGGGATGTAGACGCCGGGGACGAGGTGGTCGTCGGACAGAACTCCAACGTGACCGGAACGGTAACCTCGGCCGCCGATATCAGCGTCGACCCCACGTCAACCGTCGGCGCTGCCGTGCCCTTCGGTTCCCCCACGAGCGTCCCGAACATCACGCTGCCCCCGGCAACGACCTTCAGCCCGGGGACGACTCCGGTCGGCGACGGCTCGGGAAATGCAAACATCAACCTGGCGCCAGGGAACTACGGCGAACTCGACATGGGAGTAGCGAGCACACTCACCCTCTCGTCAGGCACCTACACCTTCCAGAGCATCGATATGGGTCAGAATTCGACTCTCGAGTTGAACTTCACGACCTCGGGCGCACCCGTTGTGATCGACGAGATTTCGATTCTCGTGACCGGTGACGTGGACTTCGGCAACAGCCTCGACGTCGACGTCAACGGCGAGGCCGGCACTGGCACCACGGCCGATGTCGAACGCAAGGACTACTCCGGCGGTCTCGTTCTGGAAACCCACGGCAGCTTTCACCTCAACCAGAATAGCCAATGGGTCGGCTTGGTGATCGCCCCGTTCGGAAATATCGATTTCGGCATCCAATCCGAGATCTGGGGCGCTGGCTGGAGTCTGGACACCCACGTCAAACAGGGCTGCGTGATCGATTTCCAGCTGGCCGATCGTTTCGACGGCCCCGGTGTGCGGGTTCCAAAGATCGATTTTGCTCTCTATTCCGAAAAGAAAACCACCGTCGGCGGCGATGTCACCGTCTCCTTTACTGCCTCGGTCGGCAGCAATGGCGATGTGAAAGTCAAAAGTGGCGGCCAGACCGGATCGGTCCGCACCGGCGGCAAACTCTTCACGGGGATTGCCGCCACCATCAACGGCAACCAGGTCGGCAACCGTCGCGCCTATATTCGTGACGGCTCGACTGTCCACGGCAGCGTCGACGGCGGCACCGACAAGGGCCGCGTGATCCTCGGCCGCGACACGGAAATCTTCGGCAAAGTACGCTCGACAAACGACATCCTGCGCGGCGAGAACTCGGTTGTCACGTGCTCCGAAATCCTCTGCGTACAACCCGAAAGCGACGAGACGGCCTCCCATACCCTGATCGACCTGATGGAAGTCCTGGTCGATGGCACGGTTGCTTCGATCGCCGGCACCGACGTTGCGACAGACTACAATATCAAGCGTGACGAAGCTCTGACTCTCGCACCGGGGACTTATGGCCGGGTCAAGCTGGGTGCGCGCAGTATATTGAACCTGACGCATGGCGAGTATTATTTCGAAAGCTTGATCACCGGATCGGACGGGACCATCAATATGGATCTTACCAGCGGCGACGAGCTGGCGATCTTCGCTTTGCGCGACATCAAGATCGGTAAAAATCAGGTCATCAACCTGACGGGCGGGGACGCCAGCGATGTCTATGTCGAAGTTCATAACAACTTCAAGATCGGCACCGGCAGCGATTGGTTCGGCACCATCTATGCCCCCTACAAAAACGTGATCATCGGCCAGGACATCCCCTTCGAGGGAGCCGCCTATGCCGGCAAGAATGTGATCGTCAAAGACGGGGGTTCGGTCGAGTTCGAACTGGCCGATCGACTCTACACAATCGTCGGCACTCCCTGA
- a CDS encoding TIGR01777 family oxidoreductase yields MRILVVGGTGLVGKRLCAALALAGHDLRAVSRNVPRSVPHLPPGTDLRPLPKTDDEWTSLVDGCNAIFNLAGEGLVEGRWSEDRKKSLRDSRVSLTDSLVRACGATVRRPRVLVNASAIGFYGPHGDEDLNESSAPGDDFLAEMCVAWEQAALAAKDVGLRVVTVRIGVVLSMNGGSLGKMLPPFRLGLGGPFGTGEQYFSWVHEDDLTGLLIHALDNESVEGAMNGTAPNPVRNGEFAKTLGGILNRPAFLSPPDFVIRLALGEVADAILLTGQKVLPAVAQKTGYKFRYETAEDALRALLDRPAAA; encoded by the coding sequence ATGCGAATTCTGGTAGTGGGCGGAACGGGTCTGGTCGGCAAGCGTCTCTGTGCAGCACTTGCTCTGGCGGGGCATGATTTACGGGCAGTTTCTCGAAATGTTCCACGCTCGGTGCCTCATCTCCCTCCGGGAACGGACCTCCGTCCGCTGCCGAAGACGGATGACGAATGGACCTCGTTGGTGGACGGATGCAATGCGATCTTCAATCTGGCCGGGGAAGGGCTCGTCGAAGGTCGCTGGAGCGAGGATCGCAAAAAGTCTCTTCGCGATAGCCGGGTCTCGCTCACGGACAGTCTGGTCCGGGCTTGTGGGGCGACCGTGCGGCGCCCTCGTGTTCTGGTGAATGCCTCGGCGATTGGATTCTATGGGCCCCATGGCGACGAAGATTTGAACGAGAGCAGCGCGCCGGGTGACGATTTCCTCGCCGAGATGTGTGTTGCCTGGGAGCAGGCGGCATTGGCGGCAAAGGATGTCGGTTTGCGGGTGGTGACGGTTCGGATCGGCGTTGTGCTCTCGATGAACGGCGGAAGCCTGGGCAAAATGCTTCCTCCCTTCCGCCTCGGCCTGGGTGGACCTTTCGGCACCGGTGAGCAGTACTTCTCCTGGGTACACGAAGACGACCTGACCGGCCTTCTGATCCACGCGCTGGACAACGAATCCGTGGAAGGTGCGATGAACGGCACGGCACCGAACCCGGTCCGCAATGGAGAGTTTGCCAAAACGCTGGGTGGAATCCTGAATCGCCCCGCATTCTTGTCACCTCCGGATTTTGTCATCCGACTGGCTCTCGGTGAGGTCGCTGACGCGATCCTGCTGACGGGACAAAAGGTCCTGCCGGCGGTGGCCCAGAAGACAGGCTACAAATTCCGCTACGAAACCGCCGAGGATGCGCTACGCGCTCTCCTCGACCGTCCGGCAGCCGCATAG
- a CDS encoding sigma 54-interacting transcriptional regulator, translating into MAIFKESPGFANDTVATVPVGRPPAPASAAAAPELPGRLIGEHALVSRVHGLISRVARTDATCLILGESGTGKELAARSIHNQSLRADKPFIPVNCGAIPAELLESEMFGHVKGSFTGAIGTREGMFQLAHGGTIFLDEIAEMSPVLQVKLLRVLQDREIRPVGADQARQVDVRVVAATNKDLQRQVERGLFREDLYYRLEVIPIDLPPLRERRSDVPLLVNYFLDRHNAKKNGASTTITEEAMIYLWEYDWPGNVRELENMVERLVILSDDGEIKVDELPKNVRAFISEKKLPRPVMGDEGIDLAQAVEEFENGLIEDALRRTKGNKQAAARLLRLKRTTLVAKLRRRKLATADGHQPSVLEDGSGEDLERDLGDQ; encoded by the coding sequence ATGGCGATCTTCAAAGAAAGTCCCGGATTTGCGAATGATACTGTCGCGACGGTTCCCGTCGGTCGCCCGCCTGCGCCTGCGTCTGCTGCGGCCGCACCGGAGCTACCCGGGCGGCTGATCGGCGAGCACGCCCTCGTGTCCCGAGTCCACGGGTTGATCAGCCGGGTCGCACGGACCGACGCCACCTGTCTCATTCTCGGCGAGAGCGGCACGGGCAAGGAACTCGCGGCGCGAAGCATCCATAACCAGAGCCTGCGCGCCGACAAGCCTTTCATCCCGGTGAACTGCGGCGCGATCCCGGCCGAACTTCTCGAGTCCGAAATGTTCGGGCACGTAAAAGGCTCGTTCACCGGCGCGATCGGCACACGAGAAGGCATGTTCCAACTTGCGCACGGCGGAACGATCTTCCTCGATGAGATCGCGGAGATGAGTCCGGTCCTGCAGGTCAAACTACTGCGCGTCCTGCAAGACAGAGAAATTCGACCCGTTGGAGCCGATCAGGCCCGGCAGGTAGACGTGCGCGTCGTCGCGGCCACGAACAAGGATCTGCAGCGACAAGTTGAGAGAGGCCTCTTTCGTGAGGACCTCTACTATCGCCTCGAGGTCATTCCCATCGACTTGCCTCCCCTGCGGGAGCGACGCTCGGACGTACCGCTTCTCGTCAATTATTTCCTCGACCGTCATAACGCGAAGAAGAACGGCGCCAGCACGACCATCACCGAAGAAGCCATGATCTATCTTTGGGAGTATGACTGGCCGGGCAACGTTCGCGAGTTGGAGAATATGGTCGAGAGGTTGGTGATTCTCTCGGACGACGGCGAGATCAAAGTCGACGAATTGCCCAAGAACGTCCGGGCTTTCATTTCCGAGAAGAAACTTCCGCGCCCGGTCATGGGCGACGAGGGCATCGACCTCGCGCAGGCGGTGGAGGAGTTCGAGAACGGACTGATCGAAGACGCCTTGCGGCGGACCAAGGGCAACAAACAAGCTGCCGCGCGGCTTTTGCGGCTCAAACGAACGACTTTGGTCGCCAAGCTGCGGCGACGCAAACTGGCAACCGCCGATGGCCATCAACCATCCGTGCTCGAGGACGGCTCCGGCGAGGATCTCGAAAGGGACTTGGGCGATCAATAG
- a CDS encoding DUF2333 family protein has product MRSVSVLVVILGLLFFAVPLSLHWGQEAHDDLVIELVPANSDGVPSAPGAAFGTASAAVIANELDGFTGWRPNDLPIWGPGLFADNNANRQLGILQAMRETVRVFKDHLTKVSSDDYDPNLVAADNLLRNDPEKWAFPSAEGRYKDAVAKLNAYVAGLQTDPPTSRPINARNVELIRLVQSWSDLLGAVHAELLSDTLSWFSVDNVFYHATGVCHVIAHMIPAIQIEYGREFKQRPILLELLSETESSLRKCGLMKPVVVLDGGDVSLLANQRRNLDAYVTESRQKLYSIREEIDK; this is encoded by the coding sequence ATGCGAAGTGTATCAGTTTTGGTGGTCATTCTTGGACTTCTGTTTTTTGCCGTGCCTTTGTCTCTGCATTGGGGGCAGGAGGCCCATGATGATCTGGTGATCGAGTTGGTTCCGGCCAATTCCGATGGGGTGCCAAGCGCACCCGGTGCGGCATTTGGCACGGCATCTGCGGCTGTGATTGCGAATGAATTGGACGGGTTCACAGGTTGGCGGCCCAACGATTTGCCGATCTGGGGGCCAGGGCTTTTCGCCGATAATAATGCCAATCGCCAGTTGGGAATCCTGCAGGCCATGCGAGAAACGGTCCGAGTATTCAAGGACCATCTGACCAAGGTCTCGTCAGACGATTATGACCCGAATCTCGTGGCGGCTGACAACCTGCTGCGGAACGACCCCGAAAAATGGGCTTTCCCGTCGGCGGAGGGCCGCTACAAGGATGCGGTCGCCAAATTGAATGCCTATGTCGCCGGGTTGCAGACCGATCCGCCAACTTCTCGGCCGATCAATGCCCGTAATGTGGAGCTCATTCGACTGGTCCAGTCCTGGTCAGATCTGCTCGGTGCCGTCCATGCCGAGCTTCTCTCGGACACTCTGAGCTGGTTTTCGGTAGACAATGTATTTTATCACGCCACCGGAGTCTGCCATGTGATCGCTCATATGATCCCGGCGATCCAGATCGAGTACGGTCGCGAATTCAAACAACGTCCGATCCTGTTGGAACTGCTCTCGGAAACCGAATCTTCGCTCCGGAAGTGCGGTTTGATGAAGCCCGTGGTCGTTCTCGATGGCGGTGACGTGAGCCTGCTGGCCAACCAGCGCCGCAACCTCGATGCTTACGTCACCGAGTCGCGGCAGAAGCTCTACTCGATTCGCGAGGAGATCGACAAATAG
- a CDS encoding RNA methyltransferase, with amino-acid sequence MFEQIRVILVRPRRGGNVGQVARAMKNMGLSDLWVVAPRTPVGKVGERMAAHAADVLAARRTVDSLAEAVGDCVLTIGTVGRETARHEEPLGPEDFVAQTFAAATQGPVALVFGPEDHGLSNAELDQCQKFVTLPTSPGYASLNLAQAVLLCCYELLRGAPPERQRPDTRRAEIRNADGQPASGQEREDLFAHFSEALTDIGFLDRENPTHMVRALRGFFGRAGLTVREVRIWRGISRQILWAANRARGRD; translated from the coding sequence ATGTTCGAGCAAATCCGGGTTATTCTGGTGCGCCCTCGCCGCGGTGGAAACGTAGGTCAGGTGGCTCGAGCCATGAAGAATATGGGTTTATCGGACCTTTGGGTCGTGGCCCCCCGCACGCCTGTGGGCAAAGTCGGGGAGCGGATGGCCGCCCATGCGGCCGACGTCCTGGCGGCTCGCCGGACAGTGGACAGCCTTGCCGAGGCCGTCGGAGATTGCGTTCTGACCATCGGGACCGTGGGACGGGAGACCGCGCGCCACGAAGAGCCGCTGGGTCCGGAGGATTTTGTGGCCCAGACATTTGCGGCCGCCACCCAGGGGCCGGTGGCTCTTGTTTTCGGTCCCGAAGATCATGGGCTGTCGAACGCAGAGCTCGATCAATGCCAGAAGTTCGTGACCCTGCCCACATCTCCAGGGTATGCGTCGCTGAACCTCGCGCAGGCGGTTCTGCTTTGCTGCTATGAGCTCTTGCGTGGCGCCCCCCCGGAGCGCCAACGCCCCGATACCCGTCGCGCCGAGATCCGTAATGCGGATGGCCAGCCAGCCTCCGGTCAGGAGCGCGAGGACCTGTTTGCCCATTTCTCGGAGGCATTGACCGATATCGGATTTCTGGACCGCGAGAATCCGACCCATATGGTGCGAGCTTTGCGCGGCTTCTTCGGCCGGGCGGGACTCACCGTCCGTGAAGTCCGCATCTGGAGGGGGATTTCCAGACAGATTCTATGGGCAGCTAATCGAGCGCGCGGACGCGATTGA
- the rdgB gene encoding RdgB/HAM1 family non-canonical purine NTP pyrophosphatase, with product MRIDGPVALASRNAGKLRELCVLAEEKLVLVSQPEDSPMVVEDGDTYLANAQLKARAIAGHVDGWALADDSGLEVDALDGRPGIYSARYGGAGLDDQKRYEHLLSEMVGLSDRAARFRCTLVLAHPDGREVMADGTLEGEIALAAAGAGGFGYDPVFAATPLGGRILAEVAREEKAAVSHRANAMAALLAQLVA from the coding sequence ATGCGGATCGACGGACCGGTGGCTCTCGCCTCACGCAACGCGGGCAAGCTGCGCGAGCTTTGCGTTCTGGCGGAGGAAAAGTTGGTTCTGGTTTCCCAACCGGAGGACTCGCCGATGGTCGTGGAGGATGGCGACACCTACCTGGCCAATGCACAACTCAAGGCGCGTGCGATCGCCGGTCATGTGGACGGTTGGGCACTGGCGGATGATTCCGGTCTGGAGGTCGATGCGTTGGACGGTCGTCCGGGAATCTATTCGGCGCGTTATGGTGGAGCCGGGCTCGATGACCAGAAACGCTACGAGCACCTGCTTTCCGAAATGGTCGGACTCTCCGACCGTGCGGCGCGTTTTCGATGCACTTTGGTGCTCGCCCACCCGGACGGTCGCGAAGTTATGGCCGACGGCACGCTGGAGGGCGAGATCGCCCTTGCGGCCGCTGGAGCGGGCGGCTTCGGATACGACCCCGTCTTTGCCGCAACACCATTGGGCGGTCGCATTCTGGCTGAGGTGGCTCGCGAGGAGAAGGCGGCGGTCTCCCACCGGGCCAACGCCATGGCAGCTCTGCTCGCGCAGCTCGTTGCCTGA
- the rph gene encoding ribonuclease PH — MSSSKPAKGKRKPRVDGRDPLIARKIVIEPDYLDHAEGSCLISCGQTKVLCAVSLEEGVPRFLDGKGTGWMTAEYAMLPRATHSRNDRESQKGKIKGRTHEIQRLIGRSLRAVVDLDLLGERTLTIDCDVIQADGGTRTAAINGAYVAVARALNRLVKDGTLAKSPLREPVGAISVGLVDGQLLVDLAYGEDSRAEVDANFVMTGSGGIVEVQGTAEGRTFTRRELNRMVDAAWNSIEAIKKIQDAAIRKRARPASR; from the coding sequence ATGTCATCATCCAAGCCAGCCAAAGGCAAAAGAAAACCCCGAGTCGACGGGCGAGATCCCCTGATAGCACGGAAAATCGTTATCGAGCCCGATTATCTGGACCATGCGGAGGGCTCATGTCTGATTTCCTGCGGTCAGACCAAGGTGCTCTGCGCTGTGAGTCTGGAAGAGGGCGTGCCCCGGTTTCTGGACGGAAAAGGGACGGGCTGGATGACTGCCGAGTACGCGATGCTCCCGCGGGCCACGCATAGCCGCAATGATCGAGAGTCCCAGAAGGGCAAGATCAAGGGGCGTACTCACGAGATCCAACGCCTGATCGGACGGAGTTTGCGCGCGGTCGTAGATCTGGATCTGCTGGGCGAGCGGACCCTCACGATTGATTGCGACGTGATCCAGGCCGACGGTGGTACCCGGACGGCCGCGATCAATGGAGCCTATGTTGCGGTGGCACGTGCTCTGAACCGTCTCGTCAAAGATGGCACCTTGGCGAAATCTCCGCTGCGGGAACCTGTTGGCGCGATCAGTGTCGGCCTGGTCGATGGGCAGTTGTTGGTCGACCTGGCTTACGGTGAGGACAGCCGCGCAGAAGTGGATGCCAACTTCGTCATGACGGGTTCGGGTGGCATCGTCGAAGTGCAGGGCACGGCCGAGGGGCGCACCTTTACGCGTCGCGAGTTGAACCGCATGGTGGACGCGGCCTGGAACTCGATCGAAGCGATCAAAAAGATTCAGGACGCCGCGATTCGCAAACGCGCGCGCCCTGCGAGTCGCTAG
- a CDS encoding DoxX family protein, producing MFARFATTAFFAIVFLQSAFDKITDQEGNQAYFRDVFKQAPTLQSLAGPLFWGLTLLELGAGVFCGLGLITFSFVSGGFFAGWGLRFATLALLALIFGQRMAKDYGGAAVVAAYMAVALVGNLVFAIGN from the coding sequence GTGTTCGCCCGCTTCGCGACGACCGCATTTTTTGCGATCGTCTTTCTCCAATCGGCCTTCGACAAGATTACCGATCAGGAGGGCAATCAGGCCTACTTCCGGGACGTCTTCAAACAAGCCCCGACCCTGCAGAGCCTCGCCGGGCCGCTTTTCTGGGGATTGACCCTTCTCGAACTCGGAGCCGGCGTCTTCTGCGGCCTGGGTCTGATCACTTTCAGCTTTGTCTCGGGCGGCTTCTTTGCCGGCTGGGGCCTTCGCTTTGCGACGCTCGCCCTCCTGGCGCTGATCTTCGGCCAGCGGATGGCCAAAGACTACGGTGGCGCCGCCGTGGTAGCCGCCTATATGGCGGTTGCGCTGGTCGGCAACCTCGTATTTGCGATCGGCAATTAG